Proteins from one Candidatus Eisenbacteria bacterium genomic window:
- a CDS encoding deaminase, translating into MRKIIVGAFVSMDGVMQAPGGPTEDPTKGFRFGGWEMPYFGQDSREELDRVFKEKFDLLLGRKTYEIFAAYWPYYGHAPHGGIAKLFNEIKKYTVSRSGQVDTSWQGSVLLRDIADVKRLKQEDGPNLVTQGSTELVHALLANDLVDAMSIFTVPVVLGGGKKLFADGSAPHSFKLASSRVSSAGVLIGHYERGGEIKIVDGALDSPSKREIARQERIKREG; encoded by the coding sequence AGCGCCCGGCGGTCCGACCGAGGATCCGACCAAGGGCTTCAGGTTTGGCGGCTGGGAGATGCCCTATTTCGGTCAAGATTCTCGCGAAGAGCTCGACCGCGTCTTCAAGGAGAAGTTCGATCTCCTCCTCGGCCGCAAGACCTATGAGATTTTCGCCGCGTACTGGCCCTACTACGGACATGCGCCCCACGGCGGCATCGCCAAACTGTTCAACGAGATCAAGAAGTACACGGTTTCGCGCTCGGGCCAAGTCGATACGAGCTGGCAGGGCTCGGTGCTACTCCGCGACATCGCCGACGTGAAGCGTCTGAAGCAAGAGGACGGCCCTAACCTCGTCACACAGGGCAGTACCGAACTCGTGCACGCACTGCTCGCCAACGATCTGGTCGACGCGATGAGCATTTTTACGGTGCCGGTCGTTCTCGGCGGCGGCAAGAAGCTGTTCGCGGACGGCTCGGCGCCGCATTCGTTCAAGCTGGCGAGCTCGCGCGTTTCGTCCGCCGGTGTCCTTATCGGCCACTACGAGCGCGGCGGTGAGATCAAGATCGTCGACGGCGCGCTCGATTCACCCAGCAAACGTGAGATCGCCCGTCAGGAGCGGATAAAGCGCGAAGGCTAG
- a CDS encoding deaminase encodes MRKIVVYELLSLDGVAEDPDRFFADWDDAMEANLAAVIATQDAVILGRRSYTEWAQFWPSSQIQPFATFINGVTKYVATSKPLDRDWANATVLDGGLVEFVRDLKQQRGGDVGVHASISVAQALLAADVVDELRLVIAPRIAGRGRRLLDGLPSIQLESIRSKTSPTGYLLVDYRVVR; translated from the coding sequence GTGCGAAAGATCGTCGTGTACGAGTTGTTGTCCCTCGACGGGGTTGCCGAGGACCCAGATAGGTTCTTCGCCGACTGGGACGACGCGATGGAGGCCAACCTCGCCGCAGTGATCGCGACACAGGACGCGGTCATCCTCGGCCGCCGTAGCTACACCGAGTGGGCGCAGTTCTGGCCGAGCAGCCAGATCCAGCCATTCGCGACATTCATCAACGGGGTCACGAAGTATGTCGCGACATCCAAGCCCCTTGACCGAGATTGGGCCAATGCGACGGTGCTCGACGGCGGGCTGGTCGAATTCGTTCGGGATCTCAAGCAGCAGCGCGGAGGCGACGTCGGCGTCCACGCAAGTATCTCGGTCGCGCAGGCGCTGCTCGCCGCCGACGTCGTCGACGAACTCAGGCTCGTGATCGCACCGAGGATCGCGGGCCGCGGACGACGACTCCTCGACGGCTTGCCATCGATTCAGCTCGAATCGATCCGAAGCAAGACCTCACCGACTGGCTATCTGCTCGTCGACTATCGCGTTGTCCGTTAG